In Pithys albifrons albifrons isolate INPA30051 chromosome 8, PitAlb_v1, whole genome shotgun sequence, a single window of DNA contains:
- the SPOPL gene encoding speckle-type POZ protein-like: MSRVPTPPPPGEMSSGPVAESWCYTQVKVVKFSYMWTINNFSFCREEMGEVLKSSTFSSGPNDKMKWCLRVNPKGLDDESKDYLSLYLLLVSCPKSEVRAKFKFSLLNAKREETKAMESQRAYRFVQGKDWGFKKFIRRDFLLDEANGLLPDDKLTLFCEVSVVQDSVNISGQSNTNTLKVPECRLAEDLGNLWETTRFTDCSFYVGGQEFKAHKSVLAARSPVFNAMFEHEMEESKKNRVEINDVDPEVFKEMMRFIYTGKAPNLEKMADNLLAAADKYALERLKVMCEEALCSNLSVENVADILILADLHSAEQLKAQAIDFINRCSVLRQLGCKDGKNWNSNQAADIMETPGWKAMIHSHPHLVAEAFRALASAQCPQFGIPRKRLKQS, encoded by the exons ATGTCAAGGGTTCCCACCCCACCTCCTCCTGGGGAGATGTCCAGTGGACCTGTGGCTGAAAGCTGGTGTTACACACAG GTTAAAGTAGTAAAATTTTCCTACATGTGGACCATTAATAACTTCAGTTTTTGCCGAGAAGAAATGGGTGAAGTTCTAAAGAGTTCTACCTTTTCATCAGGGCCAAATGACAAAATGAAGTG GTGCCTGAGAGTGAATCCAAAGGGATTAGATGATGAAAGCAAAGACTATCTGTCATTATATTTGCTTCTAGTCAGTTGTCCAAAAAGTGAAGTCAGAGCAAAATTCAAATTTTCCCTGCTGAATgctaaaagagaagaaacaaaagcaatgg AAAGCCAAAGAGCATATCGATTTGTGCAAGGCAAGGACTGGGGCTTTAAGAAATTTATCCGAAGAGATTTTTTGCTAGATGAAGCTAATGGTCTTCTACCAGATGACAAGCTTACATTATTTTGTGAG GTAAGCGTGGTCCAAGACTCAGTAAATATATCAGGACAGTCTAATACAAACACTTTGAAGGTACCTGAATGTCGACTAGCAGAAGATTTAGGGAATCTCTGGGAAACCACAAGATTTACAGATTGCAGTTTTTATGTAGGAGGACAAGAATTCAAAGCTCATAAATCTGTCCTTGCAG CGCGATCTCCAGTTTTTAATGCAATGTTTGAACATGAAATGGAGGAAAGCAAAAAG AATCGTGTAGAAATAAATGATGTAGACCCTgaagtttttaaagaaatgatgAGGTTCATTTACACAGGAAAAGCACCAAACCTTGAAAAAATGGCCGACAATTTGTTGGCAGCTGCAGACAAA taTGCACTGGAAAGGCTGAAGGTGATGTGTGAGGAGGCACTCTGCAGTAACCTCTCGGTAGAAAATGTCGCCGACATTCTTATCCTCGCAGATTTGCACAGCGCTGAACAGTTAAAAGCACAAGCAATAGACTTTATTAACAG GTGCAGTGTTCTTAGACAACTTGGGTGTAAAGATGGGAAAAACTGGAATAGCAA CCAAGCAGCAGACATAATGGAGACACCAGGCTGGAAGGCCATGATCCACTCCCACCCTCACTTAGTAGCAGAGGCCTTTCGCGCTCTGGCGTCTGCGCAGTGTCCACAGTTTGGCATTCCACGCAAACGGCTAAAACAGTCCTGA